One Aureibacillus halotolerans DNA segment encodes these proteins:
- a CDS encoding FixH family protein, protein MSKMIGSNIIMGVMLLFIITGCSLSPGVETLYTQQPPLDTELSIVGDVQPDQEATVEVMVTNGDEPIQDAKVVFSVWKENDRENAIYMDGEPATNGMYTALLPVGTDGIYYVKAEATVSEKQTLTPIKRFVVGDLSEEEQDTIENDEQENHGGGGHHH, encoded by the coding sequence ATGAGTAAGATGATTGGTTCAAACATCATTATGGGGGTGATGCTCCTGTTCATTATAACTGGGTGCAGTCTTTCACCAGGCGTCGAAACGTTGTACACTCAACAGCCTCCTTTGGACACAGAGCTTTCAATTGTCGGTGACGTTCAGCCCGATCAGGAGGCGACAGTAGAGGTCATGGTGACAAACGGGGATGAACCGATTCAAGACGCAAAGGTTGTGTTTTCGGTTTGGAAGGAAAATGATCGGGAAAACGCAATTTACATGGATGGAGAGCCCGCGACGAATGGTATGTACACAGCTCTTCTTCCAGTAGGTACAGATGGAATTTATTATGTCAAAGCTGAAGCGACCGTCTCAGAGAAACAAACACTTACGCCGATCAAACGATTTGTCGTTGGTGACTTGAGTGAAGAAGAACAGGACACGATAGAGAATGATGAACAGGAGAATCATGGCGGTGGTGGACATCATCATTAA
- a CDS encoding PepSY-associated TM helix domain-containing protein, translating to MEKENNNTKQARRSALYKSIWRWHFYAGLIVMPFLFILALTGGIYLYKPQIQEALYHEYYHVEAQGEAMAPSAQIALVKEEYPGAMINRYRPQDSEDRSAEVGMMNAGEATTVFVDPYNGTILGSMRDDRMIMNQLEVIHGELSAGTLGDRIVELAACWAIILIFTGLYMWWPRKKGIWGTWLPRLSKGKKLAARDLHVVPAVWISAGMFFLIMTGLPWSGLWGNIVQVVATNSGEGYPPSIWVGDAPTSNMTTGELGDVSWNAEELPVPESTPQEAVPVSIDNVVATAQQRDVFPAYDVLIPTSPEGVYTISTFPPRAQDEATVHIDQYSGAVLADYRFDDYGIAGKTIALGITLHRGTQFGLINQLIGSLICLGILGIVLSGFWLWKKRKPEGNLGAPKAPPISKLRWVWLLILFFGVFFPLVGLSIIIVALIDFLIVKRVPRLKAFLNA from the coding sequence GTGGAAAAAGAAAACAACAACACGAAACAAGCACGGCGATCTGCTTTGTATAAATCCATTTGGCGTTGGCATTTTTATGCTGGGCTTATTGTGATGCCCTTTTTATTCATATTGGCGCTTACTGGGGGCATTTATTTGTACAAGCCTCAGATTCAAGAGGCGCTGTACCATGAGTATTACCATGTTGAGGCGCAGGGCGAAGCGATGGCACCGTCCGCTCAAATTGCGCTTGTTAAAGAGGAATACCCTGGCGCTATGATTAATCGTTATCGACCACAGGATAGCGAAGATCGTTCTGCTGAGGTTGGAATGATGAATGCTGGGGAAGCGACAACGGTATTTGTTGACCCTTACAATGGAACCATTCTTGGGTCAATGAGAGATGATCGGATGATTATGAACCAATTGGAAGTCATCCATGGGGAGCTAAGTGCTGGCACTCTGGGCGATCGAATTGTTGAATTAGCGGCTTGCTGGGCAATTATCTTAATTTTTACAGGTCTCTATATGTGGTGGCCGAGAAAAAAAGGCATATGGGGAACGTGGCTTCCACGCCTGTCAAAAGGGAAGAAGCTTGCGGCAAGGGATTTGCACGTCGTTCCTGCGGTCTGGATCTCTGCAGGTATGTTTTTTCTCATCATGACGGGCTTGCCTTGGTCGGGTTTATGGGGGAATATTGTTCAGGTTGTCGCCACGAATTCGGGTGAAGGATATCCGCCATCCATATGGGTTGGTGATGCACCAACATCAAATATGACCACAGGTGAGCTAGGTGACGTGTCATGGAATGCGGAGGAGCTTCCAGTACCGGAATCAACGCCGCAAGAAGCCGTCCCTGTATCAATTGATAATGTTGTTGCAACAGCACAGCAAAGAGATGTGTTTCCAGCCTATGATGTGTTAATACCAACGAGCCCTGAAGGTGTGTATACGATATCCACGTTCCCTCCACGCGCGCAGGATGAGGCGACCGTGCACATTGATCAGTATTCAGGAGCCGTTTTGGCTGATTATCGTTTTGACGATTATGGCATAGCAGGAAAGACGATTGCATTAGGGATTACGCTGCACCGAGGAACGCAATTTGGGTTGATTAATCAGCTCATCGGCTCTCTCATTTGCCTCGGTATTCTTGGAATTGTGTTGAGCGGCTTTTGGCTCTGGAAGAAGCGAAAGCCTGAAGGAAACCTTGGAGCACCAAAAGCACCACCAATATCGAAGCTTCGCTGGGTATGGTTACTCATTCTTTTCTTCGGTGTTTTTTTTCCACTCGTTGGCTTATCCATCATCATTGTCGCATTGATTGATTTTCTGATTGTCAAGCGAGTGCCTCGTTTGAAGGCGTTTCTGAATGCATAG